GGGTTTTCACAGTACATCAGGACTGGAACCGCGTCGACCCTGTGAAGATTCAAATTTAGGCCGAGAACCTGTTCAGTGACATCAATATAACGCCTTCCGATGATCGCGACCTGAGTTACTGATCTACATCGTGGGCACGCTGAATCGAGGTCGACGCGAATGATGCCGCTGACTTCTGAATGGGATTGTGGGAGGCTCATTCTTCTACCGTAGCTTGTTCCGACGAGCTGAGTACGACATCTGATTCGATGAGAAGAGTTATTCTACTTTCTTCGTTCACGCAATCTCGGAGAACCTCTTCGCTCACTCCGAATATTGATGCAAACGAGACTGGAATATCCCCTGTGTTTTCTCCACATTCCAAACAACGAAGTGTTACGTTGTTATCATTCCCTGTCGCATCAGTAGTGACTCGTTTCGGAAATATGCAAGAACAAGAGTTCATTGTTCGTATTCGTCCAGGAGTTCATTGACGATTTCAGTATACGTTTTCTCAAAGCCCTTCATTTTTCTGAGCCGATTCCTCGTAGTTTTTTGGATTCCGACCATTTTTCTGTCCATTAATCCAATAATTAATAATACATGTAAACAAATAAGTGTTCTCAATATTCTGATGATTCCGCGGAACTATGTAATTTGATTGATAGCTCAAAATCATTCCTGTACTATATATTTAGTACGAATATGATTTCTTGCTATTAACGAAGGGACATGTATTCCCAACTATGCGCGTCATGTAAGTGATACATTTATTGTCATACATTCTATATATTATATATGGACTCTCAGATCCCGGTCCTGGAGTGCTGCTCAGATAAGGAGCAAGTCCTACTCGTGCTGACGATGTGCGATGAGCCGGTTACTGATGAAGAAATTGCGGAGTACACAACGATTAGTGTCGATCGCGTGCACGCGATGTTATTGGAGTTGGTCGACGGCCCAAGTATCAGGAGGGTCGGAGAAACAAAGTGGGAGACGACAGATCCGTTCCGTTCAGCAGTGGAGGTAATCCCTGAGTGGCGTCTCGATCCCGATGACGACGATTCATACGTCAAAATTGCCGTTTAGACATGTTTCTTATATTTCGGATTTCGGCGTAAAACATACCTAGATATCCGTTTTTTAGCCTTTCAGTCACATACATATCAAATATATGTCAATACTTATTGTGATTCGGATATAATAATTATATAGATCATGTCACAGACCAAGAAAGATCTAACGACAGTCGCAGTGTCGAAGCAAACGCATCGGTGGATCAATGGACTCCGCCGTGGCGGCGAGACGTTCGACAGACTCATTCAGAAGATGGCTGCGCAGTACGATCCGGAGGAGGCGAACTGAGATGTTGGGAAACTTGACGAGCGGTGGGAGTCACGCACCGTCAAATCCTCACGAAGTCGTCAAGGAAGAGGTCGATTTCAGTGAGCTCTATGATTCGGCCAATACTGGACGAGTTGCAGTACCGCTACGACGTATGTATCAAGCTATTATCCATTCTGATTCTTCTCTCACTGATGATGACCTACTTGTTCATTTCAGTGGCGCTGATAGTGCTACTTCTACGCCTCATGGCGTTTATTCCACTGGATCCGCTCATCGCTTTCTTGCTGATTATCGTGACGAGCTTAAGTCGCTCCCCGGCGTAAAGCTGAAAAACGGACACTGGAAGTTCATCGGTGTCTCGAAAGGCCAGAACACTATCCCACTTAGTGAGTTGCGTACTGATCCGGTGACTCAGTTTGAGGCAGGATTGGATCAGAAGGGCGTCCAGCGTGATTCGGAAGAACGGAAGCGCCACCTGAAAGCATTTGAGGAGTTGCGCGCTGGCAACTTCGATCCTCATCGCGCACGCATTGATCTTGATGTCTTCGCCTCACTACCCACTGTGAACAAGGTCGTCGATGACCCGCCTGAACCGGAGGACATCGAGATCGAGACCTACGCCGATGTTCTTGAAGCGGAGGAGTTGCTCGATAAGGATCCCACTGTGACTTGGGAGTTCGATGGTCAGTAACCCGTTTCAGGAGGGCCTCACAGTAGAAATCGCGAGTGACGCTTCGAATTTCGACGCAGGGATTGCTCAGGCTACATCAGTTCTAGACTCGTTTGAGGCGAAAGTCGGAGCAGCCGGAGGCGCTTTAGCCGCCTTATCTGCAGGCGGATTAGCAAAAGCAGCTAATTCGGCTGCAGATTTCGATCAAGCGATGACCGAGTCGTTGTCGGTTGTCGGCGATGTGAGCGCTGAAATGGAAGAGCAGATGAGGTCTACTGCTCGGACTGTAGCTCAAGAGACTACGTATTCTGCACAACAGGCAGCAGAAGGGTACTACTATCTCGCATCTGCCGGTCTTGAAGCCGAAGAACAAATCGCTGCACTCCCTGAAGTCGCTAGTTTCGCGACTGCCGGTAACATCGAGATGGCAGAAGCATCTGATTACGCAACTGACATCATGAAGGCGTTCGGCTATGAAGCCGATGAGCTTGATACTGTGATGGATACCTTGACTGCGACGTTTACAAATCACAATCAGACGGCGCAGGATATGGGTACTGCGATGTCGTATGTCGCGCCAGTTGCTGAAGCTGCAGGGATGTCGATCCAAGAAACTAGTGCTGCCATCGGGATGATGGGTGATGCTGGTATCAAAGGCTCGAAAGCTGGTACATCACTACGTCAAGCGATTGCCAGTCTTCAGAGTCCGACGTCGAAACAAGCTGAGTTGATGAACGAACTCGGCATTAACGCGACTGATTCTGAAGGTAATCTCCTGGGTATGACGGAGATCATTCGGCAACTGGAACAGGCTGGTGCCGGCTCAGCGGAGGTCATGGAGTTGTTCGGTACCCAAGCTGGTCCTGGGATGCAAGTCCTACTGAGTGAAGGCTCAGCCGCTCTCGACAAAAATACTCAGAAGATCCGTGAATCTGGTGGCGTTACTCAAGAAGTCGCCGAGAAACAGCTTCAAACATTCAACAACCAGTTACAGATCCTGAAATCGAGGGTTGAGGAGGTCTTCATCGCGATGGGTCAAAATCTCCTACCTGTGATGAATGGTCTGGTCCAGATAGCTATTGATGCAGTCGGTGCATTCGCAAATATTAATTCATCGACAAACGGCCTGTTAGGAGTAGTCATTCTTCTTACTGGTCTAGTCGGTGGCTTGGCAATGGCAATCGGTTCAGCAGTGAATGCGGGCCTGACGCTCACGTCAGTACTCCTACCGTTGAAAACTGGACTATCAGTGATCGGAGGCGTCATTGGTGGTTTGACACTTCCGCTAGTAGCACTCATTGGCACAATAGTGGCATTAGCAGCCGCTTGGAAAACGAACTTCGGCGGTATTCGTACTCAAACAATGCGCGTCGTCAAAGCATTGCGCGACGCTCTCTCACCTGTACTTGATCTCTTCGGTGGCAAATCGGTCAACATTCTTGGAATGGTCAAACAGGCCTGGAATTCATTCATTGCGATCGCGGAACCGATCTTCGCGACATTATTCACATGGTTTGCCGACAAGCTCATTGTAGGGATTGAGGCATTCGGAAATGTCCTACGTGTCGTGATTCCAGCTGCGATTGGCCTCTGGAATCAGTTGAAGTCAGGAGTCGGTGGAGCAATCAACTTCATTCGAAATTCGGTCATAGCTCCCTTTGTTGAGTGGTTCGCACCGGTCTTCAGGAAAAACGTCATGCCTGTGATCAAAGAAGCACAGAGGACGTTCAAAGTCTGGCAAGAAATCGCCACATACGTCTTCGATACTATCCAGAAACGTGTCGGAGCGTTCATCGAATGGTTCAGTCCTTACTGGAACTCATGGCTTGGTGACACACGCCAAAGCTTCAATACTCAGATGGCCGGCATCAGAGATCTTTGGGACAAGTACGGTGACGAGATCATTACGATCGTAAACTTCCTCACTGACACTGTCTCTGGCGTGTTCAAGGGCTTCTTCAAAGTCATTAGTACTTCAGCACAGTCGTTCTTCGCACTACTTCGCGGCGACTGGCGAACAATGCTTGAGGTGTGGCTTGACTTGTTCAAGGACATCGGAGGCGGTATCATCAGCTTCGTTGAGAAGTGGGGCGGTAAGCTCACTGGCGGGATCGGTGATATCGTCGATGCTGTCGTTGGCTGGTTCGAAGATCTCTACGAGAAGCTCATCGGTGGCTCAATCGTCCCGGACATGTTCAATGACATCCTTGGCGCGACGAAACAGTTCGCTAAGGACTTCGTGAACTTCTACAAAGGCATCTTCGAAGACGTCATCTCTGGAATGACGAGCTTCGCTACGGACGCTACGAACAAGATTGACAACATTATGGACGATGTTCTTGGTAAAATCACAGGTGTTGCAAGTGACTTCAAGGCCGCTGGAGGTGATCTCGTTGAATCACTGGCAGATGGTATTTCTGGAGCAGTTGGTTCAGCAACAGATGCAGCCGGTGATGTAGTTGGTAAGATCAGGGATTTCCTCCCTGGCTCAGACGCAGATACTGGTCCATTGTCGGATCTTGAGGCAAGCTCGCTCAGTCTCTCTCAGACGCTTGGCGAAAAGATGCTTGATGGCACACGGTTTGTCGAAAGAGCTTCTCAACAGCTCGCACAAGCTGCTACGATCGACGCTCAGGCTTCTACACCGAGCTATGACGGATCCGGTTACTCACTCAACCAAGCTGTCTCATCTCTCACGAGTGAGGTCGAAGGGCTTCGTCGAGATGTCCGGCGCGGAAGCGACAAACGAGTCGAACTTGACGGCAAAAAGGTCGGGTCGACTGTTGACAAAACGATGAGCAGGAAGACACACCAGTGGGAGGTATCACGATGAAACTTAGGATCAAACACCCAGCATACGGCATTCCGGGAGGCAGTCGCCCGTTTGAGTCCGTACTCAATGGGATCGAAGCAACGATGGAGGAATCATTCGATAAACAATCTCATGCCGAGATAACCGTGTATCGTGACGAGTGGAACGAAATTGTCGATGACGTCGACCCACTTGTGGATGAGTTTTACATCGAAGACGAAAATAAATCTGGATCGATTTTCGGTGGTAGACTCACGGACGTAAAGCGCGGAGGTGTTCAAATCGAACTTATTCTCGGTAGTTTCGAGACGGATGCGCGTCAAGGCGAGCCAGTTCAGGACACCGTCGTGTTCGACAATTCGCCTGACAGCCTCGTCGTGAGTTCCGCACTCGAACGAACTGATACGTTGTCAGCCGGGCAAATCCAGAACGTCGGTCATGAGATGTCAATCATGTTCTCAAAGACGAGCCCGGCGAAGATGATTCGAGACACAACGGAGATGACCGGCGGTGAAGTTCGGTATAATCCGGACAAAACTGTGGACTATAAACACAGGTTGGGGAGTGATAAGTTAGACATCATTGGTCCTACAAATCAGACTGTCACGGAGGAATTCGCTGCCACACAGGTTACTCAGGAGCGTCCGACTCATCTCTTGATGCTGGGCGCTGGAGAAGGAGACGCTCAACTACAAACTACCTCAGTGGCTCCATGGTATGACGATTCCGTGCCGCGACAAAACTGGATTAAGCGTGCCAACAAAGAGATCACGAACGAGCGTCGTCTACAGCGCGTAGCAGATCATGCTATGGCGGAATATAACGAATCTCCGCAGTACATTGAGATAGAAATCGAAACATTCGATCTACAGATCAGTCTCGGTGATACCTTCCCTGTGATATATGAGGAGGAAGACATCAACACACGTCTCCGTGTTATGGAGCTGACGACGAACTACTCATCTGAAGGGGTCACTCATGAAGCGACCTTGTCTAACAGGAGGTTCACTCGTGCATCGAACCCTGGACAAAATACGAGGGAAACGGCTGCGCAATTTCAGGAGTCGTTCCAAGGATCTACTGTTCCCATCTCAACGACAGGTGGTCGTCAACCAGTTAGCAATGATCTCAACTACGAGATGAGCGTCGATTACCCAAGTGACGTCCAGAAGGAGATGCGTGCTAAGCTTCACGTGAGGGGATTGCCTTACAGGGCATACTCACAAGGAGTGTCGGCTGGAGGCGGAGGAATCCTCTCAGAGACGTCTGGAGACAACGCTGATTTCGAAAGCGTCGTAGACTCACAAATCGATTCCGTATTCCAAGGGACTGATAACGCCTGGCAAGAGATCGGGTCGTTTACCACCGACGAAGACACATCGATGTTGTTCGTCTCAGT
The DNA window shown above is from Halalkalicoccus jeotgali B3 and carries:
- a CDS encoding phage tail tape measure protein → MVSNPFQEGLTVEIASDASNFDAGIAQATSVLDSFEAKVGAAGGALAALSAGGLAKAANSAADFDQAMTESLSVVGDVSAEMEEQMRSTARTVAQETTYSAQQAAEGYYYLASAGLEAEEQIAALPEVASFATAGNIEMAEASDYATDIMKAFGYEADELDTVMDTLTATFTNHNQTAQDMGTAMSYVAPVAEAAGMSIQETSAAIGMMGDAGIKGSKAGTSLRQAIASLQSPTSKQAELMNELGINATDSEGNLLGMTEIIRQLEQAGAGSAEVMELFGTQAGPGMQVLLSEGSAALDKNTQKIRESGGVTQEVAEKQLQTFNNQLQILKSRVEEVFIAMGQNLLPVMNGLVQIAIDAVGAFANINSSTNGLLGVVILLTGLVGGLAMAIGSAVNAGLTLTSVLLPLKTGLSVIGGVIGGLTLPLVALIGTIVALAAAWKTNFGGIRTQTMRVVKALRDALSPVLDLFGGKSVNILGMVKQAWNSFIAIAEPIFATLFTWFADKLIVGIEAFGNVLRVVIPAAIGLWNQLKSGVGGAINFIRNSVIAPFVEWFAPVFRKNVMPVIKEAQRTFKVWQEIATYVFDTIQKRVGAFIEWFSPYWNSWLGDTRQSFNTQMAGIRDLWDKYGDEIITIVNFLTDTVSGVFKGFFKVISTSAQSFFALLRGDWRTMLEVWLDLFKDIGGGIISFVEKWGGKLTGGIGDIVDAVVGWFEDLYEKLIGGSIVPDMFNDILGATKQFAKDFVNFYKGIFEDVISGMTSFATDATNKIDNIMDDVLGKITGVASDFKAAGGDLVESLADGISGAVGSATDAAGDVVGKIRDFLPGSDADTGPLSDLEASSLSLSQTLGEKMLDGTRFVERASQQLAQAATIDAQASTPSYDGSGYSLNQAVSSLTSEVEGLRRDVRRGSDKRVELDGKKVGSTVDKTMSRKTHQWEVSR
- a CDS encoding phage tail protein, which translates into the protein MKLRIKHPAYGIPGGSRPFESVLNGIEATMEESFDKQSHAEITVYRDEWNEIVDDVDPLVDEFYIEDENKSGSIFGGRLTDVKRGGVQIELILGSFETDARQGEPVQDTVVFDNSPDSLVVSSALERTDTLSAGQIQNVGHEMSIMFSKTSPAKMIRDTTEMTGGEVRYNPDKTVDYKHRLGSDKLDIIGPTNQTVTEEFAATQVTQERPTHLLMLGAGEGDAQLQTTSVAPWYDDSVPRQNWIKRANKEITNERRLQRVADHAMAEYNESPQYIEIEIETFDLQISLGDTFPVIYEEEDINTRLRVMELTTNYSSEGVTHEATLSNRRFTRASNPGQNTRETAAQFQESFQGSTVPISTTGGRQPVSNDLNYEMSVDYPSDVQKEMRAKLHVRGLPYRAYSQGVSAGGGGILSETSGDNADFESVVDSQIDSVFQGTDNAWQEIGSFTTDEDTSMLFVSVRAQREGTTGSDDLGGTYIRLHDQGDDRFYPRHLGSQISPQENDTVSRTLLIPKNVNGDDIILQARYSGEDSTTNIGFESDWVAVGQHNHEIELELNEHSHDVKPGIIEFDEYPSRCDVRVNGESHEVSLGDGSNEFEETVDISDRLDEGFNEIEVTSETLGHLDVTCALDVYRQIRGE